In Legionella cincinnatiensis, the DNA window TAGCTCTTTATCATCCCAAACAAAATTAATCTCACCACTACTTGAAATCCCAATTATTGGCTCTTGAACATCTTGTTCTTGAATTAATCTGATGAACTTGAAAGCATTATTAATATCTTCCGTGGTTGGGGCACATGCTCCTTCACTATCCCAATCATTTTTAAGTAATGAATAAGATTCTAATGTTGAGGTAAGCGATTGAGCAGAAAAATGATTCATATTACCCGAAATGTTCAAATATTAACCATAACTAGATTATAGTTTATTTTTTGATCTCATAACACAAGTAATTTAGCATTATTAGTTATGCTATATATCTATATTATTAAAATGCGACACAAGTGCGACACAAAAAACTGACTATAACGAGGAAATTACGTAACTTATTGATTTTACTACTGCCGCTGCGCAGAATCGAACTGCGGACCTTCTGATTACGAATCAACTGCTCTACCGACTGAGCTACAGCGGCGTATAGAAAAGTATACTTAAGTTAAGTGGTGATGCAATAGCTTATAATTATTCTTTGTTTTGTCCTTACTTAAACGAATAAGAGTCGTTAAATGATGATTTTTTATTGAAATATAAAATAAAATGAGCATTTTTAATGCGTTCTTGCGAAAACTAATTATGAATGTTCTGACTTTAATTCATAATAATTTTTACCAAATTAGCAAAAAAATATTCAAATAGATAAAAAATGATTTATAATGATGCGTTGAATCATCTTTTGCATTAGTAGAAAAAAAATTTAATGTAATATAAGAAATATTTTTCTGCTTTTTTAATTGAGAATAGTTTTAAATTATTGCAGATGAATATAACATAGCGTCACCTAAAATCATGGCAACCTGTGAGAAATAAACAGCTCGTGAAAAATAGTACAGTGGATACAGAAAAAACCGTTAAAGACAGTGGTTATAGCCGCCGGCTAAAAGACCGCCATGTGCAACTTATTGCATTAGGAGGAATTATTGGCTCAGGCTATTTTTTAGGCACAGGTGAAGTTATAAACCTGGTCGGTCCCTCTGTATTTTTAGCTTATATACTAGGCGGTTTAATCATTTTCTTAACTATGCTGTGTATGGGGGAACTTGCTGTAGCTATTCCAATATCAGGTTCATTTGTTACTTATACCGCTGATTTTATATCTCCATCAGTTGCTTGTGGTGTAGGATGGTCTTATTGGATTAGTTGGGTAGCATATATCCCTGCCGAATGTGTGGCGGGGGGAATAATAATGGAAATGTTTACCGGAGTGAATGGTTATATATGGGCTATTTGTTTTGGTTTATTGATTACTTATATTAACCTTGCAAAAGTAGATACTTTTGGGGAAATTGAGTTTTGGCTTGCTTTAATCAAAATTTTAGCTTTATTAGGCTTTGTTATTTTAGCAATTTTAATTTTCTTTGGCTTAATCCATAGCCCAGAGTCTAATGGCATAATTGGGACTAAATATATCATAGGTGATGGTGGTTTCCTTCCTAATGGAACCATGCCATTGTTAACGGCTATGGTTCTTTTGCTTGTAAATTATCAAGGGTCTGAAATCATTGGCCTTGCTGCTGGAGAATCAGAAAACCCGGCGAGAATGATTCCACATGCCATCAGAAATGTTACTTTAAGAATTCTTTTCATCTACATTATCCCTGTATTTTGCTTGGTGTTAATTTTTCCATGGCAAAAAGCGGGATTATCAAATTCAGTATTTGCTGATGCGCTCAACTTCTACAATCTAAAATGGGCTGGTGCAGTAACCAGCTTTGTGACCCTTAGTGCAACATTATCTTGCGCTAACTCTGGATTTTACGGCACTGTACGCGCCCTGAATGCCTTAGCTCGTGATGGAATGGCACCGCATACCTTTGCAAAATTTAATGAAAACTCCGTACCTCAAAATGCCGTTATTGCTACATTAATAACCATTTGGATCCTTTTAGGCGTAGGTTACTTTTTTGGACAAACAAAACTTTATATAGCCCTACTTCTGGTATCTGGTTTTACTGGCACCCTGGCCTGGATTTCTTTATGTACGTCACAAATTCGCTTTAGAAGTAGATTGTATCAAGCAGGATATACTACAAAAAATCTTCGCTATGTAACTCCTTATTCACCTTATACCGGAATTCTTGCAATTATACTTATGTTTATCGCCTTGTTCTTCCTGGTGCTCAATAAGGATCCTACCTATAAACTCGCTTTTTATATTGGTACGGTGAGCTTTGTGATCCCCATAATAATCTATAAGCTCTTTGATCTCTCGAAGAAAAGGAAAAAAGCATTACATTTAAAAACTAGAGTTAAATTTCAAGATCTATTTCCTCCAGTTTGATGGGTTCTGCTAGAGATACTATAAAGCTCGAAGTAAAAGGGAAATAAGAAAAATATGAAAGGAATTCATAGCAGCAAGATTATGAGGCACAATCGTTTAAAAAATCTTAATAACCGCTGGCCAACCTGGCTTGCTCTTATTATTATTGCTTTGCTTTATGAAGCTTTACCCCAAATATTTTATTGGGGTCCCAGAGGTTTACTCCTTGGCTTGGTAACTTTACTTCTGATCCCATTAATAATCACTCTATGGAATAATAATAATCGTATTAATCACTATCTGATATTGGCAGTTAATATTCTTATCACCCTCTATACAGTCATTTCAGTAAGCCGACTGATTCTTGCTACAATTCATGGACAAATTGGCCCAAACCACTTACTGCTTTCTTCAGTCATCTTATGGACAACTAACATCCTTGTTTTTGCATTATGGTATTGGAGCTTAGATGCTGGGGGCCCGGTGCAACGAGAATTAAAGGAAAGTGCCGGTTCAACTGCATTTTTATTTCCTCAAATACAACTTTCTTTAACACAAACAGCCGGAGTACCCAACTCCCTAAAAAACTGGGCACCCCATTTTGTGGATTATTTATTCCTCGCTTTTAACACTACAACAGCCTTTTCTCCAACAGATACACCTGTATTAACTCGGTGGGCAAAGTGTATGACCATGCTCCAAGCGCTTATCTCATTAACAATTATTTTAATGCTTGCTGCGCGCGCGGTTAATATTCTGAATTCTAGTTCCAGTTATTTCGTATCATAGGATGTAAAGTGTCTCAGAGGCTAATGTAACTTTTGTCCATTAGGTACTTTGGGATCGGCGGTAATCAAGCATATAGCTCCACTCTCATCCGAAAATCCAACTAATAAAAATTGTGAAATAAAGCCTGCGACGTTTTTTTCACCTAAATTAACACATCCTACTACAGAACGTCCTAATAAAGATTCTGGGGTGTAATGTACCGTAACTTGTGCAGAAGTTTGCAATATACCTATGTTTTCACCAAAATCAACCCATATTTTATATGCTGGTTTCTTTGCACGTGGAAACTCTTCAACCTTAACAACAGTACCAGAACGCAACTCTATTTTTGCAAAATCATCATAAGAGACTATCATTCCAAAAACCTCTTTCCCTTAGTATTAAAATTAAGTTACTACTACTTAATAAATAAAATCAATTAAAATACTGTCTCTAGAACAGTTGCATGTAATTCGGGAACTAAACTCTTTAATAAAATAAGTAATTCATCTTCTTGGTTTTCCTTGCAGGCACTATTGAGTAAATGCATTGTTTGCATTAGTTCATTCCAATTCAATTCACGAAATTTTGCTTTGAATAATTTTTCATGCTCTGTTGAATCCAATTGTTCTGATTCATGGAAAAGCTCCTCAAACAATTTTTCTCCTGGACGTAATCCTGTGTATTCAATCATGATATCTTTTCCGGGCTCCTTCCCAGCTAAGCGGATCATTTGCTCGGCCAAGTAGCTAATTTTAACTGGCTCTCCCATGTCCAGCACAAAAATTTCCCCTCCTTGCCCATTAACCATAGCCTGCAAAATTAACTGACATGCTTCGGGTATAGTCATAAAATATCGTTGCATATCAGGATGAGTCACCTTTATTGGACCACCACTTTGTAATTGTTTTTGAAAGAGAGGAACCACACTTCCTGCAGAACCTAAAACATTTCCAAAGCGAACTGTAATGAATTGAGTTTCTACCTTACCATTCAAATTTTGACAAAAAATTTCTGCAACTCTTTTGGTGGTACCCATGATATTAGTTGGATTTACTGCTTTGTCAGTGGAAATCAAAATAAATTTTTCAGTATGGGCCGCCACACTTGCCTTTGCAACTATCTGTGTTCCTAAAATATTATTCAAAACGGCAACGCGTATTTGATTTTCCAGAAGAGGAACATGCTTATAAGCAGCAGCATGAAATACAATTTCAGGAGAATAATCAGTAAATAGATGATTAATCGCTATTTCATCAGTAATACTTACTAATTTAAGTTCTACAGGAATATCAGGAAAACTTTGCTTCAACTCAAGTTCAATTTGATATAAATTAAATTCACTATTTTCAATAATGACCAAACTTTTAGGTTTAAGAGCTAAAATTTGCCGGCATAATTCAGAACCAATTGAGCCCCCTCCTCCAGTTACCAATACTCTTTTTTCAGAAATCTTTGCGATTAATTTATCCCATTGTAAATTAACTTGCTCTCTACCTAACAAATCCTCTATATTTACCGGCCTTAAAGCATTCACTTCAACTCTGCCAGAGGCTAAGTCATTAAGACCCGGCAATGTACTAAAAGGAACTTTGCTGTTTTCGCAATAAGTCACGATACGCCGCATAATTGAAGAGCTTGCTGATGGAATAGCAATAAAAATCAAATCAATCGCATATTCTCGAACTCGCGTGGTAATTTGGCTAGTAGTTCCCAGTACTGGAACTCCGTGTACTTCTAAGCCTTTCTTAGATAGGTTATCATCAATAAAACCAATCGGCTTGTACTGATTGCTCCGTTTTAAATCCCGGACTAATCCCTCCCCGGCCATGCCAGCACCCACTATTAGCACTCGCTTTATTTCAGTCGTCTGATTCCCTCTAGCTCGTCGGTCCCAATAAATTCTCCTCAACAACCTGGCACCGCAAAGAAAAGCAGTTAAGATAACGCAATATAAAGGAAATATTGAACGAGGAAGTGCATGAAGAATCGAAGTTAAATATAAGACAGGAATTGCTATTGTTGTAGCAGTCAAAGATGCTTTTAATATTCGAATTACATCATTTAATGAAAAAAACCGCCATAAGCCTCGATATGTTTTAAAATAGAAATAGCAAGCCACTTGAATGACTGTTAATAAAGCCAAAGCATAAAAAGAATGTGTAGACGTAAGCCGTTCTGGAAAAGGCTGTAGATTGTATCGTAACCAATATGCAGCATACCAAGCTATGGGAATTGCGAGAATATCATTCAGAAGAACAGGTGATTTTAGATACAATCTCTTCAAAAAGATTTTCGCAATTTCGATCATATAATAATCCTTCTGAACTCATTTGTGAGCAAGAGATAGTACATTAGGTTTCTCTTTATAACATCAAAAAATTGCTTTTTATAACGGAAAACTCGAATAAATAATTTATTATTTAATTGGCAAAATATCAGAAGAGTTTGTATATATTTCATAACGATAAATTGAGTCAGGGTTATTGGCCATATAAATTTGACTTAATGTATAATTATTTTGCTTATTTAACAATTTTTTTAAGCAAACATCACTAGGGGTATATATTACTTTCCCTTGCTCAATTAATGAAGTCAAAATAATAACTGCTGGCTTTTTATGCAAAATATTATTGCAAAATAGCTCATACCTGAGTTTTTCAGGGTAATGTGCCATTGATAAGTTATTTAAGCAATATGAATCAATATAATTTAAATGACTCAAATAAGGTATTAAGCCACAATCGGCTAAAACGACTGAAGCCCCCATAGAAATATGACTATTTAACCAATCTACCACCTGTATACGTAATTGCTCTCCTCGAATAGGATTTTGAGAAAAATATCGATAATCTGCCAAGCTCATTTTTGGTATAAAAAAAAGCACTATTGTAAAATAAACTAAATAAAAAAGCGTATTAAAAACGAAGTCTCTTTTTTGCCAAAAGGCATATACTAAAATGCTAATCCCTTGCAATGCTAAAGGAAGGAGTAATCCAAATGCAGGTAAGAAAAGACGATTATCAAAAGCAACTATGGGATCTGAATTTACCAACATTATTAAATAAAAAACACTGGGCACCCATAAAAAATAATGTCGCTTCCCTTCAGACTTATTACAAGCAGGTAAAGCAAGAAGAGCAAATGGCCATATCAATTTTAAGTAATTGCTATCTAAAGTCAAAGTAAAAACATCAGATAATCCTTTACAATATACTGAATTAGGGAAAAGAAATCCAAAATAGGTAAGTCGCCATAAAAAGTAAGGCCCATAAAATAGAACTAAAGTTAAACAAAAAAGAAATACTCCTTGCCCATAATGTTTTATTTCTTTTTGAGGTCTATCCCAGCAAAGCAAGATAAAAAATAAGATCATTAAAGCAGGAGCTTCGGGTCGAGTCATCCCGGCAAGTGCAAGCAATAATCCCGCAAAAACAAAGTATTTGTTTTCTGATTTGCCACGAAAGCCAGGGAATAATTGATATCCCATTCCTCTGAAGCAAAAATATACAGCGCCACAAATAAGTGCTTGGTAAGCCGCTGTTTCCAAACCACTAATTGCCCAGATAATTTGCCCTTTGTAAAATAATAAACCCAAACAAGGTAAGAGTGATTCTCGTTTGGAAAACCAAAATCGACTTATTAAATAGATAAAATAGCAGGTAAAATAAAGTCCTATTAATCCTGCTATTTTTAAGACAATAATGGGATTCCCTTTTAAAAGGATTGTTAAAGCCCCAAGAGCAACAAAAAGAAAATTTGAATAACCTTCTACCGGAGGAGCACCCACATTCCACAATAAACCTGTGCCAGCTGCCCAATGTCTTGCATAACGCAACGAAATGTACATATCATCAATTGTGAATGGCCAAATCGCCTGTATTTGTAAAATCAATAAATAGAGAAATAATAAAATGAAAATACAATCATACCAACGTAATTCAGATTTCATTGTGCTAATGCCATAAAAGTTAACACGATAAAGCACCAAAGATTAATTCGTGATAATTGATCATGTAAAAAAACAATTACAGGATCGTCATTTTCAATATCTTGCATTGCAAGCCAAGCAAAACGCCATAGCGCAATCGCAGCAAAAGGCACAGTCAACATAAAATAAAACGATTGATCTCTTGCATAAATAATATAAAAAACATACGTAAGAAAACTAGCAATACCTATAACAATTATTAACCAATGAAGCATTAAAGGATTATATTTCTTCAATACTTTACGTGTGGTATGTTTTAGACCTAATTGCATTTCCATTCTACGCTTATTTAAAGCAATAAAAAGACTCACTAAGGTTGCTGCAACAGTAAGCCAAACAGAGATACTTAAACCAATACCTGCCGTACCTGCTAAAACTCGCAACATGAATCCCGCAGCGATACAAAGCACATCAATAATAGGAATTAACTTAAAAAGATGGTTATACGCTAGATTTATTACTAAATAAATACAAAGAATAATTGCTAATTTCGTAGAAATTAACCAACCTAAAGCAAGCCCAGCAATTAAAAGCAAAAACAGCATAAAAATTGCCTCAGAAACTGTAATTTTCTCACTTGCCAATGGTCTATGTCGTTTCTGAGGGTGTAAGCTATCTTCCGTTCGATCTTCAATATCATTATAAATATAAACGGCACTAGAAATAAGGCAAAACGCTAAAGTAGCTAGCAATGCGGGAACAAAATATCCCGGGATAGGTGTATAACAAAATCCGAGCATCACAAATGCACCTTTTGTCCAATGCGAGATGCGAAGAAGTTTAAACAAATGTTTAAGCCTTTCCATGAGGCTTACCTTTTGCGTGTTGTTTATCAATTCACTTACCTTCTCTATAAAAAACTTAGTTTGATGAACAATACTATAGTTAATAAATTAAAAGTAACACAATCTAAAAAAAAAGCATCATTTCAATAAGTTAATCTCTAAATAAACTAAAAACCTTCAATTTATTACAACAATTTAGTAAAAAATAATCAAATAACATTGCATTTATACAATTTAGAAGTAAGATAAATAGTTAATGGAACAACACGTACATTACGTACTTTACCACAAGGACGAGGGACATTATGCGCTTTATTCTTGCACCAGGAAATCTTGCCAAATTCGATAACATACGTAAAGCTTATGAAACTGAAAAGCATGTTGATCTCAACGCAAAACCTTCGCTAATCGGCACACCTATTTTTTTTGGCGGAACTGATGTTGTTAGTAGAAACAAACAACTTTTATTTTTAGAAAAAGTGAATGCGATTCTTAAAATTCACTTATTAAGTGAAGAGGAAATTAAAACGCCGCAACAACGTCAAGTTTATCTTATTGCAGCACGATTTTTTCTTGCAGCCTGTCTTTATGTACAATCTCAAATTAGTAGTTCAAAAAGAAACTCTGCCCTATATCGAATCATCGAAGACTATTTAGGAATAACTGCTGAAAATTTCTTAGACGATGAAGATAAAGAAACATGCTGTTTAACAGCAGAGCGACTTATTAAAACTCCTAGTGCTTTTGAGCATTCTAATGCAACATTACAGCAAAAAGGAATAACACCATTTACTGAAAAAGAATGGGAACAATTCTCTACATTTTTAAAAGAAATGTGCCATAAAAAAGAAACCAAAGATCCATCTATAAATTTCCCGATCATCTCACTCACCCAACCTTTATTCGGAGCAGCTTTTTCCTATGTTGGAGCAACTGTTGGTGTCGTATTGGCAGAAGGAGTAAGTAACTCCACTTCAGCAATCAGTCCACGTGTGCAATTAACTGCCCTCGTTGGAAGTACTTTATTAGTTTTCAGTCCCGCAGGAACCACTGGAGTTGCTCTTTTCGCGCCTGTCATTGCGACTAAACTTCTTACCTCTTTTTGTACAATCAGCCTGGCTCATATTATGGGAAAAGCCGCAGGATATTTGGGACAAGGAGTGGGCATAGGAGTGGGACTTCCTTTTGATCTTGCTTATAATCTACTGTGGTCTGTTTGTTCTTTGATTGGTCGTTACTACAGTAAGACACCACAATTTGCAGTTATAGATGGGATACGTATTGTAGATGGTGCTACAATCATTGCTGGAATTCCTATTCAACTTGTTCCTGAAAATGCATTACCCTCTGGTTACACCAAAAAAACTCTTGAAATTACCGAAGAAGGTGAAATACGCATTGAGGGTGAAGAGATACAAAACACGCCCATGCAAATCCCTCCAGAAGTAATCGAGGAACTCAACAAACAAATAGTACTTTATACCTCAAACAAAGGGGGCACGGAAATAAAGCAATCGGGCAGTAAAGAACCCATAATCACTGAACCAGATGAACTTGAAGGCTTATCTCTAATTTAAAATTAAAAAACAGTTAAATCATTATAAACAAAGCGATATAAACAAGACGATGCTCTGAAGATTTAACTGTTTTTAGCCTTAAGTGAATTCCATTACTAAAACCAGGCACTACGTTAAAACGTGCCCAGATTAGACAGTTAAGGTCGATTATCAACTTCTTTACGTTGGCTTGGGAGAAAATCTTTTCTATCGAGACCCATAGCTACCGCCAAAGCCCCTGCCACATAGATGGAAGAATAAGTACCAATAAGAATACCGATTATCAATGCTAAAGAAAATCCATGTATAGCCTCGCCGCCATAAATAAATAAAGCAAGAACGACAAACAGGGTCAACATAGAGGTCATAATAGTTCGTGACAGGGTTTGGTTAATCGAGATATTCATAATTTCAATAGAAGTAGCACGACGAATTTTAACAAAATTTTCACGTACCCTATCAAAAACTACAATCGTATCATTTAATGAATATCCAATTACTGCTAATAATCCAGCTAATGCCTTTAGATCAAATTCGACACCAAAAAGAGCAAAAATTCCCAATATTAAAACAGGATCATGCACAAGTGCAACAGCAGAACTCACCGCAAGCCTATACTCAAACCGCATCGCAATGTATATCATTGTCGCTAATAATGAAACCACAACCGCTAACGCGCCTTTAGTTGCTAGTTCCTGACCTACTTGGGGGCCAACAAATTCAACTCGTTGTTTGCTTGCCCCTGGCAAAGCAGTCATCACTTGATCAACCAAGCGTGCTTGTTCTTTATCTTCTCGTGGCGCAATACTAATTAACACATCTTTAGACGTACCATAACTGACAACCTGTGCTTCTTTAAATCCTGCTTTAGCCAGGTTTTCTCGAATTAAGGGTAAATCAGCAGCAGAAGAATAAGAAACTTCAATTTGAGTTCCACCCGTAAAATCCAGTCCCCATTTCAAACCATGAATGGCCAAAGCACCAATAGAAAGAACAAAAATCAATATAGAGAATGTCGCCGTCCAACGACGAGCTCCCATAAAGTCCACGTTTGAATTTGGATTAAAAAATTCCATCTGCGCCTCGTCTTTAAATACCTATAGATAGTTTTTTTACGGTTCTACCACCATAATACCAATTTACAATGCCACGGGTATAAGTAATCCCTGTGAGCATGGAGGTTAATAATCCTAATGAAAGGGTTACCGCAAATCCACGCACAGGCCCCGTACCTACTGCAAAAAGAATAATTGCCACAATTAAGGTAGTTATGTTCGCGTCAAGAATGGTTGCAAAAGCACGTTCATATCCAGCATAAATTGCTGCTTGCGGTGACAAACCATGTCGCAATTCCTCACGGATACGTTCATAAATCAACACATTCGCATCTACAGCCATACCTACCGTCAATACAATTCCAGCAATACCTGGAAGAGTAAGGGTTGCATCAATTACAGATAATAAGGCACACAGCAACACCAGATTAAGTAATAAAGCAACATCCGCAATGAACCCAAAAAACCGGTAATAGAACAACATCAAAATTAAAATTAAGCCCATGCCTACTTCCAGAGAAATGATGCCTCTGCGAATATTTTCTTTTCCTAAAGTTGGGCCCACAGTACGCTCTTCTATAGGATAAATTGCTGCTGGTAAAGCTCCCGCTCTTAACAGTAAAGCCAAATTGCTTGCTTCTTTAGAATCAGCAAGTCCTGTAATTTGAAAATTATTACCTAAAGCATTTTGAATTACTGGAGCGCTAATGACACGCTCTTCACGATGGGTGATTCTTTTTTCAACTCCATTTACGCTTTGTATGCTGTTTTTAGTTTCAACATACACAATGGCCATACGTTTACCAATATTCTCACGAGTAACTTTAGTAAACAAACTTTCACCACCCCCGCCAAGTTGTATTTGTACTGCTGGAGTTGCCGTTTGTTGATCATAGCTAGAAACCGCAGAAGTGATTGAATCACCACTTAAAACTACTTGTCTCTTTAATAAGATAGGATATCCATCCATCATCAACAATTTATCATTGACCGGAACAACTCCAGTTTGTTTGGCAATTTGGGGATCATTATCTTGATCTACTAAATAAAATTGTAGGGTTGCAGTACCTCCAAGAATTTGCTTCGCACGCGCTGCATCCTGAATTCCCGGTAAATCCACAGCAACACGAGTCGCCCCTTGTTGTTGGACTACGGCTTCACCAACTCCTAGTTCATTCACTCTATTACGTAAGATACTCATTGTTTGTTCAATAGTATTTTGTCGCATAGTATTTAATTCAGTAGGAGAAACTGATGCCATAATTCCATTATTTGTCTTATTTTTTACAAAGATAAGATCAGGTATTTTTTCTTTCAAACCTACAAAAGCATTACTCGTAGATTCAGCATCACGGAAACGTAAATCAACACCTTTATCAGGTACAAAACGTATGCCTGTATAACGAATACCAAGCTCACGTAACTCCTGACTGATATTTTTCATGATTCCTTCATAACGGCGACTAATCACACTTTCCACATCAACTTCGAGTAAAAAGTGCACTCCTCCTCTAAGATCCAGACCTTGTTTCATTGGTGCAGCATGAATTGCATCCAACCATCCTGGAGTAGAAGGTGCTAAATTTAAAGCCACTGTGTACTGGGATCCTAAAGCATTTTTAATAGTGTCACGAGCTAATAATTGAGCATCAGTAGAGGAAAAAACCACTTCAACACCTTCGTTTTGAACAACAAGGGAGGTATAGTGCAGCTTATCCTTATTTAAGATATTTTCTACCTGATTTTTTAATTCATCATAATCTACTGGTGTTTCAGATGATATTTGCACCACAGGATTTTCTGTATACAAATTAGGTATGGCGTAAACTAACCCAACGACTGCAATAACGATGAGCATCAGGTTTTTCCATAAAGGATATTTATTTTGCATTTTCCGTGTACCTATGACTTTTTAAAGAGATTTTAAAGTACCTTTTGGCAATACAGCACTCACCGCGCCTCTTTGTAAATTAATCTCCACACCTTCTACAAGACTGATTTTAATGTATTGCTCATCTAAACTAACTACTTTAGCTAGTATTCCCCCTGAAGTGATGATTTCATCACCTTTTTTTAACTTACCTATTAAATCACGATGCTCTTTTGCTCTTTTGTTTTGTGGTCTAATGAGCATAAAGTAAAACAACACAAAAATAGCGGCGATCATGATGAGTGAAAAAGTTCCATCTGCTTGAGGTGCTGATGTAGTCCCCGCGGCAGCCATAGCATCGCTAATAAAAAAACTCATACTATCTCCTTTAATCTACGATTGATAATCGCGTGACATCATATAGCGAATTGCTCTTAAGGTAAATGAATCAAAGTGGAAATTAAAACAGTTTTTCATAATATTGCCTCCCATTTTCTAAGCTATAATTTCCAATAACAGTTTAAAAAGGGATATAAATGAACAATCTGATGCTTGTTCTTCTGTTATCTATAATGAGCTACCCTATATCTGGGTATACATTAGCCGAAAAAAATCTTGAACTTTCAAAGCACCCCACTCTTCTTATCATAAAAAAAATTCCTCTAGTTATTCATGGAAAAAAAACTGAAGTATTTAAAATTGAACAACCAGATGGAACTTGGGGTTATAAAGGAATAAAAGGCCAATACTTTGATGCAATAGTTAAAAATACGACCAATCATCCCACAGTCGTTCATTGGCATGGATTAATTCTACCTAACGCGGAAGATGGTGTGCCTTATGTAACACAGCTACCAATCCCACCTCAGGGAGAGTATCACTATCGTTTTAAATTAAATCAGTCAGGAACTTATTGGATGCATTCTCATTTTGACTTACAAGTCCAGCGCTTTCTTTCTGCTCCATTTATCATCTATGAACCACATGAAAAAAATAATAAAAATGATGTGATTTTATTTCTCAGTGACTTTAGCTATAAAAAACCAGAAGCTATCTTATATGAATTAAAACATAAAGGAACTGCATCTTTAAAAAAGAGAGGGGATCAAAAATCAGAAATGGATGCAATGACGATGAAAAAAAAGATGTCCAAAACGTCAAAGCCTGATTTAAATGATGTAACTTATGATGCTTTTTTAACAAATTATCATAGTCTTTCCAATCCAGAAATACTCCCAGTCCATAGTGGGGAAGTGGTTCGTCTGCGTATTATTGACGGTGCAGCAATGACTAATTTTTTTATCAACCTGGGAAAACTTAAAGGCAAAGCAATCGCTGTTGATGGACAACCTATTAAAGAAATATTTGGAAATCAATTTCAGCTTGCTATAGGACAGCGTAT includes these proteins:
- the secF gene encoding protein translocase subunit SecF, coding for MEFFNPNSNVDFMGARRWTATFSILIFVLSIGALAIHGLKWGLDFTGGTQIEVSYSSAADLPLIRENLAKAGFKEAQVVSYGTSKDVLISIAPREDKEQARLVDQVMTALPGASKQRVEFVGPQVGQELATKGALAVVVSLLATMIYIAMRFEYRLAVSSAVALVHDPVLILGIFALFGVEFDLKALAGLLAVIGYSLNDTIVVFDRVRENFVKIRRATSIEIMNISINQTLSRTIMTSMLTLFVVLALFIYGGEAIHGFSLALIIGILIGTYSSIYVAGALAVAMGLDRKDFLPSQRKEVDNRP
- the secD gene encoding protein translocase subunit SecD — its product is MQNKYPLWKNLMLIVIAVVGLVYAIPNLYTENPVVQISSETPVDYDELKNQVENILNKDKLHYTSLVVQNEGVEVVFSSTDAQLLARDTIKNALGSQYTVALNLAPSTPGWLDAIHAAPMKQGLDLRGGVHFLLEVDVESVISRRYEGIMKNISQELRELGIRYTGIRFVPDKGVDLRFRDAESTSNAFVGLKEKIPDLIFVKNKTNNGIMASVSPTELNTMRQNTIEQTMSILRNRVNELGVGEAVVQQQGATRVAVDLPGIQDAARAKQILGGTATLQFYLVDQDNDPQIAKQTGVVPVNDKLLMMDGYPILLKRQVVLSGDSITSAVSSYDQQTATPAVQIQLGGGGESLFTKVTRENIGKRMAIVYVETKNSIQSVNGVEKRITHREERVISAPVIQNALGNNFQITGLADSKEASNLALLLRAGALPAAIYPIEERTVGPTLGKENIRRGIISLEVGMGLILILMLFYYRFFGFIADVALLLNLVLLCALLSVIDATLTLPGIAGIVLTVGMAVDANVLIYERIREELRHGLSPQAAIYAGYERAFATILDANITTLIVAIILFAVGTGPVRGFAVTLSLGLLTSMLTGITYTRGIVNWYYGGRTVKKLSIGI
- the yajC gene encoding preprotein translocase subunit YajC, whose amino-acid sequence is MSFFISDAMAAAGTTSAPQADGTFSLIMIAAIFVLFYFMLIRPQNKRAKEHRDLIGKLKKGDEIITSGGILAKVVSLDEQYIKISLVEGVEINLQRGAVSAVLPKGTLKSL
- a CDS encoding multicopper oxidase family protein; the protein is MNNLMLVLLLSIMSYPISGYTLAEKNLELSKHPTLLIIKKIPLVIHGKKTEVFKIEQPDGTWGYKGIKGQYFDAIVKNTTNHPTVVHWHGLILPNAEDGVPYVTQLPIPPQGEYHYRFKLNQSGTYWMHSHFDLQVQRFLSAPFIIYEPHEKNNKNDVILFLSDFSYKKPEAILYELKHKGTASLKKRGDQKSEMDAMTMKKKMSKTSKPDLNDVTYDAFLTNYHSLSNPEILPVHSGEVVRLRIIDGAAMTNFFINLGKLKGKAIAVDGQPIKEIFGNQFQLAIGQRIDILIKIPKGEGAYPILAQGAGTQMQTGLILATPNAPKISVSEKAATIAGGLNNEQEFKSHALSPLPVKQPMQTLTVTLEGDMMNYVWKMNNQAWPNITPLSVDKNKRTEIVLINKTGMPHPMHLHGHFFEVTEIDGKVLKNGPMRDTVLVLPHSTIKIQFDTNNPGNWMFHCHMLYHEATGMMTFINYKGVKIPDFKKDAFHR